From one Marispirochaeta sp. genomic stretch:
- a CDS encoding restriction endonuclease, with protein MKEIIIKADESNTSIKGSFYESLVTNIFKTQRYETIENVNFTGMEFDVLCSHIDRTNEKALVECKAKDKLKSDEITKFAFNVGFKKLNYGFFLFTKQFGHQVAGLIEELKNDPDSRYSNLYFWDAEKVIELLVASTQIKANNFSDDNYSVTKTILFYSYFGIFYITILSNSTLPTHFTVCDARTLETINSESLEKVIDEVDEIQSLTSYFSIPIQTKYDTEPILETIAEIQESDSWYDYKPAASRFFCG; from the coding sequence ATGAAAGAAATTATTATAAAAGCAGATGAAAGTAATACATCAATTAAGGGTTCTTTTTATGAGAGTCTTGTAACTAATATCTTCAAGACACAAAGATATGAAACTATTGAAAATGTGAACTTCACAGGCATGGAGTTTGATGTTTTATGTTCACATATTGATAGAACAAATGAGAAAGCATTAGTTGAATGTAAGGCAAAAGATAAATTAAAGTCTGATGAAATAACAAAATTTGCCTTTAATGTTGGATTTAAAAAATTAAACTATGGATTTTTCTTATTCACCAAACAATTTGGACATCAGGTTGCCGGGTTAATTGAAGAATTGAAAAATGATCCGGATAGCAGATATTCTAATTTATACTTCTGGGATGCAGAAAAAGTTATTGAACTACTCGTTGCTTCAACACAGATTAAAGCAAATAATTTTAGTGATGACAATTATTCTGTAACGAAAACAATTTTGTTTTATTCATATTTTGGAATTTTTTATATAACAATATTGTCTAATTCAACACTGCCAACTCATTTTACTGTTTGTGATGCTCGCACATTAGAAACCATCAATAGCGAATCATTAGAGAAAGTAATAGACGAGGTTGATGAAATTCAATCCTTGACTTCATATTTTTCTATACCAATACAAACAAAATATGATACGGAACCAATCCTTGAAACAATTGCTGAGATTCAAGAAAGTGATAGCTGGTATGATTACAAGCCTGCAGCAAGTCGTTTTTTTTGTGGGTAG